One part of the Vogesella sp. LIG4 genome encodes these proteins:
- a CDS encoding efflux transporter outer membrane subunit, giving the protein MKPKHALMPLMVALALSGCAAVGPDYQRPALELPAGQQVAKVDARWWQSFGDAHLNALIDEALQYNRDLRQAGARVEEAAASLDSARASRLPQVTANAGAARARTSQYSSGAGAIGDQYSASLNASWELDLWGKLSRQREAAAANLAASEYGLDAVRLSLAAQVSDAYFQLLAFDSQLAAAQATLKGREDSFTLRQKRFNGGMTSELELKQAEAELAAAQAAVPKLAQAVDKSEHALAVLVGRSPRQLMQQPVRGQLQDSLVEVPSVPADLPSDLLLRRPDIAVAEQQLIAANARIGVARAAYFPSIGLSAGIGSESFKLSQLFSGPAQMWSFAGNLAAPIFNNGAIAADVSAATARQKQALAGYEKAVQSAFADTLDALTAVRSSRETELAQRKQLDAVREAFRLARLRYDNGYSSYLEVLDAERSVFQLEQSLADARLARLQAAVGLYTALGGGWQGN; this is encoded by the coding sequence ATGAAGCCTAAACACGCCCTGATGCCGCTAATGGTGGCGCTGGCGCTGTCCGGCTGCGCCGCGGTCGGCCCGGATTACCAGCGCCCGGCGCTGGAGTTGCCGGCCGGCCAGCAGGTGGCCAAGGTGGATGCCCGCTGGTGGCAGAGCTTTGGCGATGCCCACCTCAACGCGCTGATCGACGAAGCGCTGCAGTACAACCGCGATCTGCGCCAGGCTGGCGCCCGCGTCGAGGAGGCTGCCGCCTCGCTGGACAGCGCACGTGCCAGCCGCCTGCCGCAAGTCACCGCCAATGCCGGTGCCGCCCGTGCCCGTACCTCGCAGTACAGCAGCGGGGCCGGCGCCATCGGCGACCAGTACAGCGCCTCGCTGAATGCCAGCTGGGAGCTGGATCTGTGGGGCAAGCTGTCGCGCCAGCGCGAAGCGGCTGCGGCCAACCTTGCGGCCAGCGAGTACGGCCTGGATGCGGTGCGGCTGTCGCTGGCCGCACAGGTCAGCGATGCCTACTTCCAGCTGCTGGCCTTCGATAGCCAGCTGGCGGCGGCGCAGGCCACGCTGAAGGGGCGCGAGGACAGCTTCACGCTGCGCCAGAAGCGCTTCAACGGCGGCATGACTTCCGAGCTGGAACTGAAGCAGGCCGAGGCCGAGCTGGCTGCCGCGCAGGCGGCGGTGCCCAAGCTGGCGCAGGCGGTGGACAAGAGCGAGCATGCGCTGGCGGTGCTGGTGGGGCGTTCGCCGCGCCAGCTGATGCAGCAACCGGTGCGTGGCCAGCTGCAGGACAGCCTGGTCGAGGTGCCCTCGGTGCCAGCCGATCTGCCGTCCGACCTGCTGCTGCGCCGCCCGGATATCGCGGTGGCCGAGCAGCAGCTGATCGCTGCCAACGCCCGCATCGGCGTGGCACGTGCTGCCTACTTCCCCAGCATCGGCCTGTCTGCCGGCATCGGCAGCGAAAGCTTCAAGCTGTCGCAGTTGTTCAGCGGCCCGGCGCAGATGTGGAGTTTTGCCGGCAACCTGGCCGCGCCGATCTTCAATAACGGCGCCATCGCCGCCGACGTTTCCGCCGCCACTGCGCGGCAGAAGCAGGCGCTGGCCGGTTACGAGAAGGCGGTGCAGTCGGCCTTTGCCGACACCCTGGATGCGCTCACCGCAGTGCGTAGCAGCCGCGAAACTGAGCTGGCCCAGCGCAAGCAGCTGGATGCCGTGCGCGAAGCGTTCCGCCTGGCGCGGCTGCGCTACGACAACGGCTACAGCAGCTATCTGGAAGTACTGGATGCCGAGCGCAGCGTGTTCCAGCTGGAGCAGTCGCTGGCCGACGCCCGCCTGGCACGGCTGCAGGCAGCGGTCGGGCTGTATACCGCCCTGGGCGGCGGCTGGCAGGGTAACTGA
- a CDS encoding VacJ family lipoprotein: MKTRTALPLAGCLLLAACATHPSNPQDPLEPMNRAIYQFNDKADRYVMKPAAEGYRFITPQPVRTGVSNFFHNLEDVYSMVNHGAQLEGKKTLNDMMRVTFNSTFGLFGLIDIATPMGLKRDPATLGDTMAHYGWKNSSYLVLPLFGPSTIRDGLSTAANMTIADPHRLVFHSQSERNVANVVKGVSNREQILGLDDTLQQAALDPYSYMRDAWLQYRNTQVGYQPAGAQQGDTPATPGATPADSDNIDDLVSPDASAPAASAPAAAAPAAASAAQ; encoded by the coding sequence ATGAAAACGCGTACCGCCCTGCCGCTGGCCGGCTGCCTGTTGCTGGCCGCCTGTGCCACTCACCCGAGCAACCCGCAGGACCCGCTGGAGCCGATGAACCGGGCCATCTACCAGTTCAACGACAAGGCGGATCGCTATGTAATGAAGCCGGCGGCGGAAGGCTACCGCTTCATTACCCCGCAGCCGGTACGCACCGGCGTCAGCAACTTCTTCCATAACCTGGAAGACGTCTACAGCATGGTGAACCACGGTGCACAGCTCGAGGGCAAGAAGACGCTCAACGATATGATGCGCGTCACCTTCAACAGCACCTTCGGCCTGTTCGGGCTGATCGATATCGCCACGCCGATGGGGCTCAAGCGCGACCCGGCCACGCTGGGCGACACCATGGCGCACTACGGCTGGAAGAACAGCAGCTACCTGGTGCTGCCGCTGTTTGGCCCGTCCACCATCCGTGACGGCCTGAGCACCGCCGCCAACATGACCATTGCCGACCCGCACAGGCTCGTGTTCCACAGCCAGTCGGAGCGTAACGTGGCCAACGTGGTCAAGGGTGTCAGCAACCGCGAACAGATCCTGGGCCTGGACGACACCCTGCAGCAGGCGGCGCTGGATCCGTACAGCTATATGCGCGATGCCTGGTTGCAGTACCGCAATACCCAGGTAGGCTACCAGCCGGCTGGCGCCCAGCAGGGCGATACGCCTGCCACGCCTGGTGCGACGCCTGCCGACAGCGACAATATCGACGATCTGGTGAGCCCGGACGCCTCGGCCCCCGCGGCATCGGCACCGGCGGCCGCAGCACCTGCAGCCGCCTCCGCCGCGCAATAA
- a CDS encoding lipid asymmetry maintenance protein MlaB, giving the protein MSLSRPADGQLALSGILDMDTVAGIQPQLMQAMQGGKLRLDLSAVDKADAAALAMLLGALRQQQQRGGELVLQHLPASLASQAQLYGVAGLLGMPGEQE; this is encoded by the coding sequence ATGAGTCTCTCCCGCCCCGCCGACGGCCAGCTGGCCCTGAGCGGCATCCTCGACATGGACACCGTTGCCGGCATCCAGCCGCAACTGATGCAGGCAATGCAGGGCGGCAAGCTGCGCCTTGACCTGTCTGCCGTGGACAAGGCCGATGCCGCGGCGCTGGCCATGCTGCTGGGCGCACTGCGCCAGCAGCAGCAGCGTGGCGGGGAACTCGTGTTGCAGCATCTGCCGGCATCGCTGGCAAGCCAGGCACAGCTGTATGGCGTGGCTGGCTTGCTGGGCATGCCTGGAGAACAAGAATGA
- a CDS encoding phospholipid-binding protein MlaC — MKKLLTSLLLLLGLAAPALAAEEPVALVQDTSQKAMDILKKENGKNTRQVREQVETMVLPLIDFTRMTALAVGKDWRAANPAQQEQLATQFKTLLVRTYSSTMVRFKSAQIDVKPTAQFNNGGREAVVKSEVTLPGNADKKNVSIDYTLYKGSQGWKIFNVSVEGASLVTVYRTQFGEEIRKNGIDGLIKQLKDKNDTNGKPA, encoded by the coding sequence ATGAAAAAGCTGCTTACCTCCCTGCTGCTGTTGCTTGGCCTGGCCGCCCCGGCCCTGGCTGCCGAAGAACCCGTTGCCCTGGTACAGGACACCTCGCAAAAGGCGATGGACATCCTGAAGAAGGAAAACGGCAAGAACACCCGCCAGGTACGCGAGCAGGTGGAAACCATGGTGCTGCCGCTGATCGACTTCACCCGCATGACCGCGCTGGCGGTAGGCAAGGACTGGCGTGCGGCCAACCCTGCGCAGCAGGAACAGCTGGCCACCCAGTTCAAGACCCTGCTGGTGCGCACCTACTCCTCCACCATGGTGCGTTTCAAGAGCGCGCAGATCGACGTGAAGCCGACTGCCCAGTTCAACAACGGTGGCCGTGAAGCGGTGGTGAAATCCGAAGTGACCCTGCCGGGCAATGCCGACAAGAAGAACGTCAGCATCGACTACACCCTGTACAAGGGCAGCCAGGGCTGGAAGATCTTCAACGTCAGCGTGGAAGGCGCCAGCCTGGTTACCGTGTACCGCACCCAGTTCGGCGAAGAGATCCGCAAGAACGGCATCGACGGCCTGATCAAGCAGCTGAAAGACAAGAACGACACCAACGGTAAACCGGCATGA
- the mlaD gene encoding outer membrane lipid asymmetry maintenance protein MlaD — protein sequence MKRSTIDLWVGLFVALGIAAVTFLSLKVANLTPQSASNTYTLVADFDNIGGLKVKAPVKSSGVVVGRVSNIALDTKRYVADVTLTLDSKYQFSRDTSAEILTAGLLGEQYIGLTQGGDPDNLKSGDHITITSSAMVLEQLIGKFMTSFSDKPAQKTGGDASQSQ from the coding sequence ATGAAACGTTCTACTATTGATTTGTGGGTTGGTCTGTTTGTTGCGCTTGGCATTGCGGCCGTCACTTTCCTGTCGCTGAAAGTGGCCAATCTCACCCCGCAGAGCGCCAGCAACACCTATACCCTGGTTGCCGACTTCGACAATATCGGCGGTTTGAAGGTGAAGGCACCGGTGAAATCGTCCGGCGTGGTGGTTGGCCGCGTCAGCAATATCGCGCTGGATACCAAGCGCTACGTGGCCGACGTTACCCTCACCCTGGACAGCAAGTACCAGTTCAGCCGCGATACCAGCGCCGAGATCCTCACCGCCGGCCTGCTGGGCGAGCAATACATCGGCCTGACCCAGGGCGGTGACCCGGACAACCTGAAGAGCGGCGACCACATCACCATCACCTCGTCGGCGATGGTGCTGGAACAGCTGATCGGCAAGTTCATGACCAGCTTCTCCGACAAGCCGGCACAAAAAACTGGTGGCGATGCCAGCCAGAGCCAGTAA
- the mlaE gene encoding lipid asymmetry maintenance ABC transporter permease subunit MlaE has protein sequence MEQLLSPFRQLGALVINAIWRLGFASRFLLAILLNSGQSLLRFQLTIREVYFSGVLSLIIIVVSGLFVGMVLGLQGYNTLARFGSSDALGALVALSLLRELGPVLAALLFASRSGSAMTAEIGLMKATEQLEAMSVMAVNPLARVVAPRFWAGVISMPILAAIFNVMGIFGGYLVGVVMIGVDKGTFWSQMQSNVDLHSDVVNGLIKSLFFGMAVTLIAVFEGYDATPTAAGVSSATTRTVVTSALVILALDFILTAFMF, from the coding sequence ATGGAACAACTGCTCTCCCCGTTCCGCCAATTGGGCGCGCTGGTAATCAACGCCATCTGGCGCCTGGGCTTTGCCAGCCGCTTCCTGCTGGCCATCCTGCTCAACTCCGGCCAGAGCCTGCTGCGCTTCCAGCTCACCATCCGCGAGGTGTATTTCTCCGGCGTGCTGTCGCTGATCATCATCGTGGTGTCCGGCCTGTTCGTCGGCATGGTGCTGGGCCTGCAGGGCTACAACACCCTGGCGCGCTTCGGCTCCTCCGACGCACTGGGCGCGCTGGTGGCGCTGTCGCTACTGCGCGAACTGGGCCCGGTGCTGGCGGCGCTGCTGTTCGCCAGCCGTTCCGGCTCGGCGATGACCGCCGAAATCGGCCTGATGAAGGCCACCGAACAGCTGGAAGCCATGAGCGTGATGGCGGTGAACCCCCTCGCCCGCGTCGTGGCGCCGCGCTTCTGGGCCGGCGTGATCTCCATGCCCATCCTGGCCGCCATCTTCAACGTGATGGGTATCTTCGGCGGCTACCTGGTAGGCGTGGTGATGATAGGCGTGGACAAGGGCACCTTCTGGTCGCAGATGCAAAGCAACGTCGACCTGCACTCCGACGTAGTCAACGGCCTGATCAAGAGCCTGTTCTTCGGCATGGCCGTTACCCTGATTGCCGTTTTCGAAGGCTACGACGCCACGCCCACCGCGGCCGGCGTCTCGTCCGCCACCACCCGCACCGTGGTGACGTCTGCGCTGGTCATCCTGGCGCTGGATTTCATCCTGACGGCCTTCATGTTCTAG
- a CDS encoding ABC transporter ATP-binding protein, whose protein sequence is MSSDSFITLRNVSFAYNDRPILQDVSLSIPRGKLIAIMGGSGSGKTTLLRLISGQIRAQHGEVLVDGHDVGRMGNAELYQHRRRMGMLFQFGALFTDLSVFDNVAFPLRELTRLPESVIRDLVLLKLAAVGLRGTEGLMPAELSGGMARRIALARAIALDPQLMLYDEPFTGLDPISLGTIALLIKKLNDALGTTSIMVTHDVHKSLDIVDYVYFVANGRIVAEGTPQQVRHAESPWLAQFVTGEPDGPVHFAYPATESLAQSFGLRGNA, encoded by the coding sequence GTGTCTTCCGACAGTTTCATCACCCTTCGCAACGTCAGCTTCGCCTACAACGACCGCCCCATCCTGCAGGATGTGTCGCTGTCGATTCCGCGCGGCAAGCTGATTGCCATCATGGGTGGCAGCGGTAGCGGCAAGACCACGCTGCTGCGCCTGATATCCGGCCAGATCCGCGCCCAGCACGGCGAGGTGCTGGTGGATGGCCATGACGTTGGCCGCATGGGCAATGCCGAGCTGTACCAGCACCGCCGCCGCATGGGCATGCTGTTCCAGTTCGGTGCGTTGTTTACCGACCTTTCCGTATTCGACAACGTGGCGTTTCCGCTGCGCGAGCTTACCCGCCTGCCGGAAAGCGTGATCCGCGACCTGGTGCTGCTCAAGCTGGCCGCCGTCGGCCTGCGCGGCACCGAGGGCCTGATGCCGGCCGAGCTGTCCGGCGGCATGGCACGCCGCATCGCGCTGGCGCGCGCCATCGCGCTCGACCCGCAGCTGATGCTGTACGACGAGCCGTTCACCGGCCTCGACCCGATTTCGCTGGGCACCATCGCGCTGTTGATCAAGAAGCTCAACGACGCGCTGGGCACCACCTCCATCATGGTCACCCACGACGTGCACAAGTCGCTGGACATCGTCGATTACGTGTATTTCGTCGCCAACGGCCGCATCGTGGCCGAGGGCACGCCGCAACAGGTGCGCCACGCCGAATCGCCGTGGCTGGCGCAGTTCGTCACCGGCGAGCCGGATGGCCCGGTGCATTTTGCCTACCCGGCCACCGAGTCGCTGGCACAGTCTTTCGGCCTGCGGGGGAACGCCTGA
- the dapD gene encoding 2,3,4,5-tetrahydropyridine-2,6-dicarboxylate N-succinyltransferase, with amino-acid sequence MHPIQPIIEAAFEDRANITPSSVSPELKAAIEQVITELDNGHLRVAEKIDGEWVVNQWVKKAVLLSFRIRDNEVMDDGVSRYFDKVDTKFGDWHEQQFRDAGFRAVPGAVARKGSFVAKNTVLMPSFVNIGAYVDEGTMVDTWATVGSCAQIGKNVHLSGGVGIGGVLEPLQANPTIIEDNCFIGARSEVVEGVIVGEGSVISMGVFIGQSTKIYDRETGEVHYGKVPPGSVVVSGSLPSKDGSHSLYCAVIVKKVDAQTRSKTSINDLLRGV; translated from the coding sequence ATGCACCCGATCCAGCCCATCATCGAGGCCGCGTTCGAAGACCGCGCCAACATCACCCCGTCCAGCGTATCGCCGGAACTGAAAGCCGCCATCGAGCAGGTGATCACCGAACTGGACAACGGCCACCTGCGCGTTGCCGAGAAGATCGACGGCGAATGGGTCGTCAACCAGTGGGTGAAGAAGGCAGTGCTGCTGTCGTTCCGCATCCGCGACAACGAAGTGATGGACGACGGCGTGAGCCGCTACTTCGACAAGGTGGACACCAAGTTCGGCGACTGGCACGAACAGCAGTTCCGCGACGCCGGCTTCCGCGCCGTGCCGGGCGCCGTAGCGCGCAAGGGCAGCTTCGTGGCCAAGAACACCGTGCTGATGCCATCCTTCGTCAACATCGGCGCCTACGTCGATGAAGGCACCATGGTGGATACCTGGGCTACCGTGGGCAGCTGCGCCCAGATCGGCAAGAACGTGCATCTGTCCGGCGGCGTGGGCATCGGCGGCGTGCTGGAGCCGCTGCAGGCCAACCCGACCATCATCGAGGACAACTGCTTTATCGGCGCCCGTTCCGAAGTGGTGGAAGGCGTGATCGTGGGCGAAGGCTCGGTGATCTCCATGGGCGTGTTCATCGGCCAGTCCACCAAGATCTACGACCGCGAAACCGGCGAAGTGCACTACGGCAAGGTTCCGCCGGGCTCGGTGGTGGTATCCGGCAGCCTGCCGTCCAAGGATGGCAGCCACAGCCTGTACTGCGCGGTGATCGTGAAGAAGGTGGATGCGCAGACCCGCAGCAAGACCAGCATCAACGATCTGCTGCGCGGCGTCTGA